The following is a genomic window from Gemmatimonadota bacterium.
ATGACGATGCCTGCCGCGCTCACGAACTCACTCACGACGACGTCCGCCCCGTGCCGACGGCAGAGGCGACGAAACGGCGACTCGCTCACGCCGGCCTGGGGCGCGAGGTATAGGGGGGTGTCGGGGCCGCTCAGTAAGGCGACAACGTCTGTGGACATGACAATGCGAAGCTATCCCAAGCAGCCCGTGATAGAAGTACAGCGGGCCGCGTTACGGTGCCACGGCCCCAGAGGGCACCCGCGCATTGCGCGGGTCGCGGTGCGACGACGCCATAGCCGTCGCTACGGATAGGAGCACCAACGACGGAGATGGGGCCGTGCCACCGTAACCCACGAACTGGTAAGTATCGTCACACTTGGGGTCGGGCGCGACCACCGCTTCGCGGCGGTGCCCGGTCGCGGCCCAATAGGTCGTCTCTCCTCCTCGGACCACCGCCTTCGGCGGCGGTGCCCGCTACGGCTACGACTCGTCGTCCTTCCTACTCTTGATCTCGCGAGACCCCCGGGTACCCGCTTGCGGGTGGCGGTTCACTGTACTTCTATCACGGGCTGCTAGCGCTGGCCCCGGTGAAGCCGCTGGTTGACTGGGGCTGACGTACCTGCCCGCATGCGGTTATTGTCTCGCTCCTTCGTAGGATACGGCAGCGAATCGAGATTCGGAGGCGATGGATGCGGTTGAAGGACCTCTTCACGTTGGATGTCGTGAAGCTCGACCTGGAATCCCAGAGCAAGGACGATTTGCTCAAGGAGCTGGTGAGCTTGCTCGCGCTAGACGAGAAGTCTGCGGCGATCTTGTTCAAGACCCTCAAGCGGCGCGAGAACCTCGGCTCCACGGGCATCGGAAAGGGCATCGCGATCCCCCACTGTCGCACCCTTGTGGTCAATCGCTTGCGCCTCGCCTATGGGCGAAAGCCCGCTGGCGTCAACTTCAATGCGATCGATGGCGAGCCCGTCTACAACTTCTTCCTGATCATCGCGCCGCCGCTCGAAGTCTCGAACCAATACCTGCCGGTACTCGGGAAGATCGCGCAGTTCGCCAAGGATGCTGCCGTACCTAGGGACCT
Proteins encoded in this region:
- a CDS encoding PTS sugar transporter subunit IIA, which produces MRLKDLFTLDVVKLDLESQSKDDLLKELVSLLALDEKSAAILFKTLKRRENLGSTGIGKGIAIPHCRTLVVNRLRLAYGRKPAGVNFNAIDGEPVYNFFLIIAPPLEVSNQYLPVLGKIAQFAKDAAVPRDLLELAEPEEFLALLAEKGS